The Pseudomonas sp. PDM14 genomic interval GGGCGCTCAGACTAGCCGCGCCCGCGTCCGGTTCCCAGCGCTGTCTGCGGGAACGTGTCAGTCCTTGCGAACCATCGCGTAGATCGCCAGCAGGATGATTGCGCCGACCACCGCGCCGATGAAGCCGGCTGCCTCGCCAGCCTCGTAGATGCCCAGCGCCTGGCCGCCGTAGGTCGCTGCCAGCGAGCCGCCGATACCGAGCAGAATGGTCATGATCCA includes:
- a CDS encoding GlsB/YeaQ/YmgE family stress response membrane protein, whose amino-acid sequence is MGIIGTIFIGLLVGLVARFLKPGNDSMGWIMTILLGIGGSLAATYGGQALGIYEAGEAAGFIGAVVGAIILLAIYAMVRKD